TCGATGCCCGCTCGACGGGCGGACTCCACGGCCTCGCGCTCGGGGATGTCGCGGATGAACACGCACGGCATCTGCATGCCACCGGCGGGCACCCGAGCTTCCACGAAGTTGGCCAGATGTTCGCGCACCAGCCGCGCCAGCACGTCGCGCCGTTCGGCATAGACGGCGCGCATGGTACGCACATGGGCGCCGAAGTGGCCGCCCTCGATGAAGCGCGCCAACGTGAGCTGCGGAATCGGCGCGCTGTGCCCATCTAGCAGGGTTCTGGCCACGGTCATCGGGGCCACCAACGGCGACGGCAAAACCATGTAGCCGATGCGCAGGCCGGGAAACAGCGATTTGGTGAAGGTGCCGATGTAGATCGTGCGCTCATGCGGATCGAGCCCCTGCACGCAGGCGGTGGGTTTGCCCGCGTAGTGGAACTCGCTGTCGTAGTCGTCTTCGATGATCCAGCCCTGCTGCGCTCTGGCCCATTCGATGACGGCCAGGCGCCGGTCCAGCGCCAGCGTCGCCCCGGTGGGGAACTGGTGCGATGGCGTCAGGAACACCGCCCTGGTCGGTTCACCGGGCGCCTTGCTCGCCTCCAGCAAACGATCTACCCGCAGGCCGTCCGCATCCAGCGGCACGGGCACGCATTCCAGAGCGGCGGCGTCGAACGCCTTGCGTGCGCCGTGGTACGTGGGGTCTTCGATGAAGATTCGCTCACCCGCATCAAGCAGCACCGTGGCACACAGGGTCAGGGCCTGCTGCGAACTGGTCAGCACCAGCACGCGATCGGGCGTGGCGCGCGCCCCCCGTTCAAGATTGACGTAATCGGCGATGGCGCGCCGCAGCGGCTCCATGCCCTGCGGCGGGCTATGTAGCAGCGCCAGGGTGCCGTATTCCTTCAACACCTGCCGCTCCAATCGCTCCCAGGTCTGGAGCGGAAAGCTGCGCGTCTCGGGCACGCCGGGCGCGAACGGCCGTGGTGCCAGGAAGTCGCGCACGCCGCCGCTGTGGAACATGGCGCTGCCGCGCTGGCTCAGACGCAGTGTGGCCTTGCGATCCACACTGGTTTGCCGAGGTTTGCCGCGTCCCGGTAGGCGCTGCGCCCGCTCCGAAACGAAGCTGCCGCTGCCCACGCGCCGCTCGATGAAGCCTTCCGCGTGCAGCTGGCTGTAGGCCGACTCGACCGTATCGCGGGACACCCCCAGGGACTTCGCCAAAGCGCGTGACGCGGGCAATGGTCTGCCCACGTCAAGCACCCCATCAAGGATCAATTGGCGAATGGCCCGCTGCACGCGCGCGTGCAGAGGCAAGGCGCCATGCGCAGGATCGCCGATCCAGGCTTTGACGGATTCAAGTTGGGCATGCTTGAACAATTGGCCGGTATCTCTTCATAAAAGTGGCGGGGAACATCCGGCCATTTTAAATCTATAAATACGTTTCACAAGCCATTCAACCGATTTGTCAGGAGTCACCGTCAAGCCATGTCATCCGTCCCTTCACTTTCAATCGTTCGCTGGAGCGATCTCACCCATCCCGTTGTAGCCGGCCTGATCTCGGTCATCGTCAACTACGGCGGCACATTCATTCTGGTGTTCCAGGCCGCCAAGGTCGCGGGCCTGAGCCCGGAGCTGACGGCCTCTTGGGTGTGGTCGATTTCCATCGGCGTGGGAATGACGGGGATCATTCTGAGCTGGCTGACGCGCGAGCCCATCATTACCGCCTGGTCCACGCCTGCGGCGGCGTTTCTGGTCACGGCGCTGGCAACCACGCCCTATGCCGAAGCCGTGGGGGCCTACCTGATTTCAGCAGCGGCATTTGTGTTGCTGGGGCTATCGGGTTGGTTCGAGCGCTTGATCCGGCTGATTCCACCAGGCGTGGCCGCGGGTTTGCTCGCGGGCATCCTGCTGCAATTCGGTATCAAGGCTTTCGGTGGCATGAGCATTGATCCGGTGCTGGCCGGCTTGCTGATCGTGACTTATGTGGTGCTCAAACGCTTCAGCGCCCGATATGCCGTCGTCGGCATCCTGGTGTTGGGCCTGCTCTTTCTGCTGATGCAGGATCGAGTGGATCTGTCGGGACTGAGCTTGACGCTCGCCGCCCCGGTTTTCACCATGCCAGCGTTTTCGCTCAATGCGCTGCTGAGCGTCGCCTTGCCGCTGTTCCTCATCACGCTGACCGGCCAGTACATGCCTGGCATGCTGGTGCTGCGCAATGACGGGTTCAAGACCAGCGCCAACCCCATCGTCACGGTGACCGGGTTGGGATCGCTGCTGATGGCGCCGTTCGGCTCGCATGCCTTCAACATCGCCGCCATCACGGCCGCCATCGCCACGGGCCGGGAGGCGCACGAAGACCCGTCCAAGCGCTGGATCGCGGGTATCGCCGCAGGCGTGTGCTACATCCTCGTGGGCGTGTTCGGCGTGACACTGGCCGCTGTCTTCATGGCCTTCCCGGCGACCTTCATCACCACGCTGGCAGGACTGGCGTTGCTGGGCACCATCGGCGGCAGTCTCGCCACCGCCTTGGCCGACGCGAAGACGCGCGAAGCGTCGCTGATCACCTTTCTGGCCGCAGCAGCCAACATCACGCTGTTGGGCATCGGTGGTGCGTTTTGGGGTCTGGTCATCGGCTTGGTGGCCCATGCCGTGCTCAATGGCACACTGCCACGCCGTGGGCGGCCGGCCACGGCGGCATCGGCCACCGAGCCTGCGATCAAGAGGGAGGGAGCCAATGCCTGAGCCATTGGACACCCAGACCTTTCATGACCAGCATGGCCGTTATCCGCAGGCGGCCACGGTCGATGACTTCCGGTACAACCTAGCTGCGGTGCGCGCCCGCATGGACGCCGCCTGCCGCCGTGCCGGGCGCAATTCGGCCGGGGTGCGCCTGCTGCCGGTGAGCAAGACCAAGCCCGAGGCCAGCCTGCGCCTGGCCTATGCGGCAGGCTGCCGCCTGCTAGGCGAAAACAAGGTGCAGGAAGCCTTCGGCAAATGGGAAGGTCTGCAGGACCTGGCCGATCTGCACTGGTCGGTCATCGGCCACCTGCAGACCAACAAGGCCAAGCTGGTGGCGCGCTTCGCCACCGAGTTCCAGGCGCTGGACAGCCTGCGCGTGGCCGAGGCGCTGGAGCGGCGCCTACAGGCCGAGGGACGATCGCTGGATGTGTTCGTGCAGGTCAACACCTCGGGCGAGGCCAGCAAGTACGGACTGTCGCCCGAGGAGGTACAGGGCTTCATCGAGAAGTTGCCCGCATTCCCGGCGCTGCGCGTACGCGGGCTGATGACGCTGGCATTGTTTTCCGGCGAGGCGGAGCGGGTGCGCCAGTGCTTCATCCTCCTGCGCACCTTGCGCGACCAGTTGCGGCAAGACGCGCCAGCAAGCATCGGGCTGGAAGAGCTGTCCATGGGCATGTCCGGCGACTTCGAGATCGCCATCGAGGAAGGCGCCACCGTGGTGCGCGTCGGGCAGGCCATCTTTGGCGCGCGCGCCATGCCGGACAGCTACTACTGGCCGACAGAGACAGCGGGGACGCCGCCATGACCGACACACCGTTTCCTGCCCTGCGGCCATTGCGGCCGGACGTGGTTTCGGTGCAATCGCAGGTGGTCTATGGCCGCGTGGGCAACAACGTCGCGGTTCCGACCTTGGAGTCCCTGGGCCTGTCGGTGGCAGCGGTACCGACGGTCGTGTTCAGCAACACGCCGCACTATCCGACGGTGCACGGCGGTGCGCTGCCCATCGAATGGTTCGAGGGTTACTTGCAGGATTTGTCGGCACGCGGCGCGCTGCATGCGCTGCGCGCCGTTTTGGTCGGCTACCTGGGCAATCCGGGGCAAGCCGAGGTGCTGGCCCGCTGGACGCAGGCCTTGCAGGCCGAGCGCGCGGACCTGCGCGTGGTCATCGACCCCGTGATGGGCGATCACGACCACGGCATCTATGTCGATACCGGCATGGCCGACGCCTACCGCCAGCTTTTGCTGCCGCTGGCTCATGGACTGTCACCGAACGGCTTCGAGCTGGCGCACCTGACAGGCCGTCCGGTCGATGACATGGAGAGTGTGGTTGCCGCGGCCCGTACCTTGATGACGGGCCGCACTCAATGGATCGCGGTGATCAGTGCGGCGCCGGGTACCTGGGCGGACGGAGAGATGCAGGTTGTATTTGTCACCCGCGAGCAAGCGCACGTCATCACGCATGCGCGCATCGACGCCGTGCCCAAAGGAACCGGTGATCTGTTCAGCGCCGCCCTGACGGGGCATTGGCTCAACGGTGCCACGTTGCCCGAAGCCATTGCCAATGGCTTGCCAAATGATCGTGCAGGCGCTGCGCCACACCCACAACGCGCGATGCGCCGAATTGGTGCTGCCGAGCCGAGTGGCCAGCCCCCAAGCCAACAGCCAGACCCACGCACGCGAACTGGTGCGTATCCGCCAAGCATTTTCCGAATCTCACTGGAGTCACCATTCATGCAACACGTCCCTTCCCACTTGATGCGGGCCTATGCCCGCCAACCCGTCTCATTCATGCGAGGCAGCGGCGCGCGTCTGTGGGACGCGAACGGCGTGGAGTACCTGGATGCCATTGCGGGTGTCGCCGTCACCAGCCTGGGCCATGCCCATCCGGAGATTGCCACCGTCATCGCGGAGCAGGCCGGGCTGCTGCTGCACACCTCCAACGTGTTCCGCATCGACTGGCAGGAACAACTGGGCGAACGCCTGTGCGCGCTGGCGGGCATGCAGCGGGTCTTCTTTTGCAACTCTGGCGCCGAGGCCAACGAAACCGCACTCAAGCTTGCACGCCTGCATGGGCACCGCAAGCAGGTGGCGCAACCCCAGATCCTCGTGATGGAGAACGGCTTTCATGGCCGCACCCTGGCCACACTCTCGGCCACCGGCAATCCGGCGAAGCAGCAAGGCTTTGAGCCTCTGATGCCCGGTTTCCTGCGGGTTCCCTACGACGACATCGAAGCGGTGCGTAGTGCAGCAGACCAATCGCCGGGCATCGTTGCGGTGCTGATTGAGCCTGTGCAGGGGGAAGGCGGCATCCGCGTCGCCAGTGCCGATTATTTGCGGCAACTGCGGGCCTTGTGCGATACGCGAGGCTGGCTGCTGATGATCGACGAGATCCAGGCCGGCATGGGCCGCACCGGCGCGTGGTTCGGGCACCAACATGCGGGCATCACACCCGACGTCATGACCTTGGCGAAGGCGCTGGGCAACGGCTTTCCGATCGGCGCGTGCCTTGCCCGGGGTGAGGCGGCCGACCTGTTCTCGCCCGGCCAGCACGGATCCACTTTCGGCGGCAATCCCCTAGCCTGCCGCGTGGGCTGTACCGTGCTCGACATCATGGCGCGGGACGGCATGCCGCAGCGGGCCGCCGTGCTGGGAGCCCGCCTGCTCACAGGCCTGCAAAAAGCGCTGGGCAACCACCGGAGCGTCCTTGCGATCCGGGGTCAGGGCCTGATGGCGGGCATCGAGCTGGACAGGAGTTGCAAGGAACTGGTCGGGCAGGCGTTGGAGGAGCAGCGCTTGCTCATCACGGTGACCCGCGACACCACCATCCGTTTGCTGCCTCCGTTGATCTGCGACGAAGCGCAGATTGACGACATCGTGGCGCGTGTCACCCGCTTGCTGTCCTCCGTTCCTGCGTTCAGTCGTACGAACCCTGCGGTGCCTGACGCCGCCTTGCAGGCGGAGTGTGTGAGGTGACTGCGGGTCCGGCCACGCATCGCCTTGCCATCACGTTTGAGCGCTTGTGCGAACGAGGGCGCAAGGCGCTGATTACCCATGTCGTCGCGGGATACCCTTACGCGGACATCGCGCCTGCGTTGATGCATGTGCTGGTGGAGGCCGGAGCCGACGTCATTGAATTGGGCGTGCCGTTCTCCGATCCATCGGCAGATGACCCGGCGGTCCAAGCCGCTGGGGAACATGCATTGCGCTCAGGGGTCGGACCACTGCAAGTCCTTGACCAGGTGCGTCAGTTCCGCGAGGCGGATGGCGCCACGCCCGTGGTGCTGAGGGCTTATACAAACCCCATCGAACGCTACGACCAATTGCGTCAGTCGGGCGCCTTTGCCGAAGACGCGGCCAGCGCGGGCGTGGATGGTGTGCTGGTGGTCGATTGCCCGCTAGAAGCCCCCGGTGAGTTGGCCGCACAACTGCGCCATTGCGGCCTCGACATGATTCTTCGGTTGGCGTCATCCTCTACGGAGCGCCACGTGCGGGTGGTGGCCGAGCGCGCGAGCGGTTACCTCTGCTGCCTATGCGTCAAGGCCCTCACTGGCGACCAGACGCTGGATCGGTCCCTGGTGGAGGAAACGCTGGCGCGCATTCGCCGCCATGTGCGCATTCCCGTGGGCATCAACTTCAGCATTCGTGATGCGCATGCCACCCGCGACATCGCCCAGAGCGCCGATGCCGTCGTCATCGACGCCTGGCTCATCGAGAGCCTGGCGGAAAAGTCAGCGGCCGAAGCTCTGGCCGCTGCCAGCGATCTCATCCGCAGCATCCGCGGGCAACTGGACATGGACATGCGCGAGCTATCCCCAGCAACCCAACCTCAACGAAACCGACGATAGGACACCCCACCATGTACGACACATCCCTCGCTCTTATGGACTTCGATGCAGAGTTGGCGCAAGCCCTGCAGAGCGAAGAACGCCGCCAGGAGGATCATGTCGAGTTGATCGCCTCCGAGAACTACGCCAGCCCGCTGGTGATGGCCATCCAGAACTCGGTGTTCACCAACAAATATGCCGAAGGCTATCCGGGCAAGCGCTACTACAGCGGCTGCGACAACGTGGACGTGGCCGAATGCCTGG
This genomic stretch from Diaphorobacter sp. HDW4B harbors:
- a CDS encoding PLP-dependent aminotransferase family protein translates to MFKHAQLESVKAWIGDPAHGALPLHARVQRAIRQLILDGVLDVGRPLPASRALAKSLGVSRDTVESAYSQLHAEGFIERRVGSGSFVSERAQRLPGRGKPRQTSVDRKATLRLSQRGSAMFHSGGVRDFLAPRPFAPGVPETRSFPLQTWERLERQVLKEYGTLALLHSPPQGMEPLRRAIADYVNLERGARATPDRVLVLTSSQQALTLCATVLLDAGERIFIEDPTYHGARKAFDAAALECVPVPLDADGLRVDRLLEASKAPGEPTRAVFLTPSHQFPTGATLALDRRLAVIEWARAQQGWIIEDDYDSEFHYAGKPTACVQGLDPHERTIYIGTFTKSLFPGLRIGYMVLPSPLVAPMTVARTLLDGHSAPIPQLTLARFIEGGHFGAHVRTMRAVYAERRDVLARLVREHLANFVEARVPAGGMQMPCVFIRDIPEREAVESARRAGIDLLGLTALHASSKHKAGFLMGFAAHAPHELEVAVKKLANVLRALCR
- a CDS encoding benzoate/H(+) symporter BenE family transporter, encoding MSSVPSLSIVRWSDLTHPVVAGLISVIVNYGGTFILVFQAAKVAGLSPELTASWVWSISIGVGMTGIILSWLTREPIITAWSTPAAAFLVTALATTPYAEAVGAYLISAAAFVLLGLSGWFERLIRLIPPGVAAGLLAGILLQFGIKAFGGMSIDPVLAGLLIVTYVVLKRFSARYAVVGILVLGLLFLLMQDRVDLSGLSLTLAAPVFTMPAFSLNALLSVALPLFLITLTGQYMPGMLVLRNDGFKTSANPIVTVTGLGSLLMAPFGSHAFNIAAITAAIATGREAHEDPSKRWIAGIAAGVCYILVGVFGVTLAAVFMAFPATFITTLAGLALLGTIGGSLATALADAKTREASLITFLAAAANITLLGIGGAFWGLVIGLVAHAVLNGTLPRRGRPATAASATEPAIKREGANA
- a CDS encoding YggS family pyridoxal phosphate-dependent enzyme; translation: MPEPLDTQTFHDQHGRYPQAATVDDFRYNLAAVRARMDAACRRAGRNSAGVRLLPVSKTKPEASLRLAYAAGCRLLGENKVQEAFGKWEGLQDLADLHWSVIGHLQTNKAKLVARFATEFQALDSLRVAEALERRLQAEGRSLDVFVQVNTSGEASKYGLSPEEVQGFIEKLPAFPALRVRGLMTLALFSGEAERVRQCFILLRTLRDQLRQDAPASIGLEELSMGMSGDFEIAIEEGATVVRVGQAIFGARAMPDSYYWPTETAGTPP
- a CDS encoding aspartate aminotransferase family protein; amino-acid sequence: MQHVPSHLMRAYARQPVSFMRGSGARLWDANGVEYLDAIAGVAVTSLGHAHPEIATVIAEQAGLLLHTSNVFRIDWQEQLGERLCALAGMQRVFFCNSGAEANETALKLARLHGHRKQVAQPQILVMENGFHGRTLATLSATGNPAKQQGFEPLMPGFLRVPYDDIEAVRSAADQSPGIVAVLIEPVQGEGGIRVASADYLRQLRALCDTRGWLLMIDEIQAGMGRTGAWFGHQHAGITPDVMTLAKALGNGFPIGACLARGEAADLFSPGQHGSTFGGNPLACRVGCTVLDIMARDGMPQRAAVLGARLLTGLQKALGNHRSVLAIRGQGLMAGIELDRSCKELVGQALEEQRLLITVTRDTTIRLLPPLICDEAQIDDIVARVTRLLSSVPAFSRTNPAVPDAALQAECVR
- the trpA gene encoding tryptophan synthase subunit alpha, with translation MTAGPATHRLAITFERLCERGRKALITHVVAGYPYADIAPALMHVLVEAGADVIELGVPFSDPSADDPAVQAAGEHALRSGVGPLQVLDQVRQFREADGATPVVLRAYTNPIERYDQLRQSGAFAEDAASAGVDGVLVVDCPLEAPGELAAQLRHCGLDMILRLASSSTERHVRVVAERASGYLCCLCVKALTGDQTLDRSLVEETLARIRRHVRIPVGINFSIRDAHATRDIAQSADAVVIDAWLIESLAEKSAAEALAAASDLIRSIRGQLDMDMRELSPATQPQRNRR